The uncultured Paludibaculum sp. sequence ACGTTTACGACGGGCCTGTGTATTCGGAGAAGTTCCACCATCTGACGCACTGTTTATGCCCGTGGTGCATTGCGGACGGCTCGGCCGCCAGGCGGTTTGGCGCGGAGTTCGCCGATTCAGGCACGATGGATGGCGTCACGAACGAGGTTCGCGAGGAGATTGCGAAGCGAACTCCGGGATTCCTGAGTTGGCAGGAAGGGCAATGGCTGACATGCTGCAGCGATGCCGCAGAGTTCCTGGGCGCAGCCGGCGCCAAGGAACTGGCTAAGCAGCTCCCCGAAGCTAGGCGCGCCGTCGAGCAGCATCTGCGCGACGACTTCGACCTGTCGGGTAAGGAACTGAAGGAGTTTATGGCCGCGTTGAGCAAAGAAGATCAGCCAACGGCGTACGTTTTCCGCTGCCGGCACTGCCGCGAGTATCTCGCGTACGTCGACCAGACCTAGCCAAGGAACGACCTGTCATGACCCTGTATCAAGTGGCCTGGGGCTGTTTTGGGTTCGATGCCCTGCTGGGGATAGTTCTGGTGATTGCCGCGATCATGGACAAAGGCGATGCGGCCGGACGAGGGCTGGCCATGGTCTATGCAGTGGGCTGCGTGGCCCTGCTGGTCCTGTTCGCGGCCCTGTTGGGACTATGCACCTGGTTCCGCTTCCGGCCGGGCGTGTACGTGGTTCTGGCGCTGATGGCCGCTCCGCCAGCCGTGTTTCTGGTAGGTGTGACAAAGCGCATGTAAGTCCGCGGACCCGTGATCGAAATCAGTACAAAATGGCGCAGATAGAAGAGGATGACCAACTCCACCGTAGTCCTCCTCGACATCGCGCTGGCGGCGACCCTCGGCTTCCTGGCGCTCATGGTCTATCTGAGAGACATGCCCAGCGGCCCGGAAGGCCCGGTGGGCGCATGGCTTCTTCTGGTCCCTCCGCTGTTCCTGTTGGGCGGCGTGCTGGCGAAGATTGCCAGCGCTGGCCGCTTTGACTGGATGCCGGGCGGGCGGGCGACTGCCTGGGGTATGACAGCGGGTCTCTGTGTGGCTGCCATGGTAGCGATGTGGTTTCTGGTGGCGACGCCAGACTCGTTTTGGGGCAAGGTGGCAGCCTTGGTGCCATGGCTGATCGTGGGCGGAGGATTTGTGGCGGTGCACGGGGGCACGGCACCGTCACCTGTTGCGAAGGCTTGCGTTATGGCCGTGTTGGGCGGCGGCGGCGTGGCCGGTTGGGCCCTGGTGCTGTGGGGCGCCGGGTTGTATGTCCAGACCGAGAACCAGAAGACACGGGCGAGCATGGAGCGGGATAGGGCCTGGGAGCAATCGAGAGTCGATGAGTTTCACGCTCTGGGCGAGAATGCGGAGTTGTGGAAGTACTTCGGCTACATGTATCTAGAGGACGAAGCCGAGCGAAAGCGGTGCCGCGCGCTGATTGCCGCGCGACCCAACCTGAACGCCAGCCTGCTACTGTATCTGGGCATCCCCACGCTGGAATCGTCGGCGGTCGACTATATCGCCGATGTGTACGAACACCCTCCAGCTTCCCTGGCGGCGGAGTACGGACTGTTTCTGGAACGGAAGCTGGCGAGTTGGCGCCCGGCGCTGGATGACACACCCACTCCGTATGAGCGCCGGCGGGAGTTGGCGCCCCTGTTCCGGGCAGCGGCACGCCTGGAGGAGGCGGGGGGAGACCTGACCGGCCCGCTGACGGTGTGGCGCGACTACCTGCGTACATTGAAAGGTTTGAACGATCTGGCGGACGAAATCGACACCACGCTGAAGGTGCATGCGCACTGATGTTTTTCGCGGGGGTGTGATCGATTTCGCGGGCCTTTCGCGCTGGATTAAACGGACCGATACTGATTCGGAGGAATCGAAAAATGGGATTGAACGAACGACGGAAGATCAAGGAAATGCAGGAAGTCACCCTGCCTGGACGAGTGAAGGAGATCGAGGAGATCTGCGGAGTGCCGATCCCCTACCAGGTGGACTGGGACAGCATGTCGGACGACGGCCAGGCGCTGAACTTCGTGGACAACATTTCGTGCCACCGTCTGAACATGGCGCTGCGGATGATCTGCCAGGACGATATGGGCAAGCAGGCGGTACGCGAAGGGCTGAAAGAGGTCCGATTGAAGAACGTGAAAGACCGCGAGTCCATGGCGATGAGCTTTGACGGCGGCGTCCTGGAGATGCACTGTGCGTATGCCATGGGGGCCGGCGGAATGTTCAGCGACGGAGAGATCCGGCAACTGCTGGAGCAGCGACTGTAAGGCGATGCGGGATGCCCAATAGAAACAACAAGTTCGTCGAGCCGGACGAAACCCAGACAGGCGAGTGGGTGGACCACCGCGAGACGTTGTTCTGGCACGACCGAACGCCACACGAAGTTAAGTTTGAGGTTGAGAAGCTGACCGGGGTCCTCATGAAGCGTGATCCGGCTGAGACGGAGCGGCTCACTTATACGGGTGAATCAACGGTAGCCGCCACGAAGTACGTCTTGAAGTTGCGGTTTGAGGCGGTGACGCCTCGGCGGCCCTACATGTTCGAGCCGTGGACCGACCCGGCGGAGTACCGCAACCAGTTCGCGCTCCGGGTAGAAGCGTCGGCGCCGCGTAAGTGGGTGACCGAAGAGGCGTTGCAGCGGGACTTGAACCGGGCCTTCGAGTACTGGTCGCTACGACTGGAGTGTGGCTCGGGCGACAGCGGATGGACGGACGAATTGAAGCCGCTGTACGACCGGCAGGTCCAGGCAAGTCTGGCACAAGAGGAAGGAGAAGCCCAGGCAAAGGAAGACCCGAAGCCGGTGGAAGCGATCCAGCGGGCCGTGCTGGCGGCCCTACGCAAAGGCAAATCGTTCCGAACCGCGCACAAGGAGGGTGGATCGATTCTCTCCTTCAATGGCAGGAACTTCGTGCGTGAGGACTATGGCGAGGAGCCGGACAAACGTGTATACGGCAGCGAGGCGGAGATGCTGCAGGCGGTGCGCAACTTCTACGACTGGGAGTCACGGCGAGACTACTATCCGCACAAGCCGCCGGCGTTGGAGGTCTGGCGATACATCCAGGACCAATTGCGGTGACAGCCCACCCCGGAGGCCATGGTCGCGGTCAATCCGGCCCACTTCATCAAGATTTAACCAGGCCGTGAGCCGCGGAAATTCGGGTGCGCATGGCCTAAACCATTGCAACCACATATGTTGGCCGAGTTGGGCGGCTGGGGTCCTGCAAGTTGGGGTCTTGCCCTGTACGGCTTATGGAGGGATTATGGATGTGTAGCTCCTATTTAAACCGTTTCGGATCGGATTAATTCAAATGAAACCAGCGTCAGGCAAGGCCCTCAAGTCCGCTCACGACTTCCTCGGTCACGCGGAGCATCCGCTTGATCCATTCTTCAGACCCAAGAATATCGCCGTGATCGGTGCCACGGAAAATCCCGGCAGCGTCGGGCGCACCACTCTGTGGAATCTGATCAGTTCGCCCTTTGGGGGCGCGGTCTTCCCGGTGAACCCGAAGCGGAGCAGCGTATTAGGCATCAAGGCGTACAAGTCTGTGAAGGAGATCCCGGCCGAGGTCGATCTGGCCGTGATCGTCACGCAATCGAAGCTGATTCCCGGCCTGATCACCGAGTGCGGCGAGATTGGTGTGAAGTCGGCGGTGGTGATTTCGGCGGGCTTCAAGGAAACGGGCCCCGAGGGCAAGGAACTGGAACGGCAGTTGCTGGTGAACGCGCGGGCGGCCGGGATCCGCATCATCGGGCCGAATTGCCTGGGGATCATGGTGCCTCCGTCGGGCGTGAACGCGACTTTCGCGGCGGGCATGGCGCGGACGGGCAGCGTGGGTTTCCTCAGCCAGAGCGGTGCGCTATGCACGGCGGTTCTCGACTGGTCGTTGAAGGAGCAGGTGGGCTTCAGCGCGTTCATGTCGCTGGGCTCGATGTCGGACGTGGGTTGGGGTGACCTGATCTACTACCTGGGCAACGATCCGAAGACGCGCTCGATCCTGATCTACATGGAGAGCGTGGGCGATGCGCGGTCGTTCCTGTCGGCGGCGCGTGAGGTGGCCTACACGAAGCCGATCATCGTGATCAAAGCCGGGCGGACGGCAGCCGGATCCAAGGCGGCGGCGTCGCACACAGGCTCGATGACGGGCTCGGACGACGTCCTGGATATCGCATTCCAACGCAGCGGCGTGTTGCGTGTGACGAACATCTCCGATCTGTTCTACATGGCCGAAGTGCTCGCCAAGCAGCCTCGTCCGAAGGGTCCGCGGCTGACCGTTCTGACGAATGCAGGCGGGCCTGGTGTGCTGGCCGCGGATGCCCTCCTGTTGGGCGGCGGCGAGCTGGCCGAGATCTCCGAACAGACGATCAACGAGCTGAACGAGTTCCTGCCTTCTGCCTGGAGCCACAGCAATCCAATCGACGTGATTGGCGACGCGGGTCCGGAACGGTATGCGAAGTCGCTGGAAGTGGCGGCCAAGGATCCGAACAGCGACGGTCTGCTGGTGGTGCTGACCCCGCAGGCCATGACCGATTCGACGCAGACGGCGCAGATGCTGAAGCCGTACGCGAAGCTGGGCGACAAGCCGGTGATCGCGAGCTGGATGGGCGGCCTGGACGTGGCGGCGGGCGAGCAGATTCTGAATCAGGCCGGCATCCCGACGTTCCCCTACCCGGACACGGCGGCGCGCATGTTCAACTACATGTGGCAGTACGCCGGCAACCTGAAGGCGTTGTACGAGACGCCCAGCTATGCCAAGGACGGCGGCAGCGTTGATTCGGCGGCGGCGGAAGCAATCATCCAGCGGGTGAGAGGCGAAGGCCGCACCATCCTGACCGAGTTTGAATCGAAGGATGTTCTGGCCGCCTACGGCATCCCGACTCTGCCTTCCCGGATTGCGTCGACCGAAGACCAGGCCGTGGATGCCGCCGAGTCGATGGGCTATCCGGTGGTGTTGAAGCTGCACTCGCTGACCATTACGCACAAGACGGACGTCGGCGGCGTGCAGTTGAATCTGAAGACGGCCGACGCGGTGCGTGGCGCGTTCCGGGCGATTCGCGATTCAGTGGCCGCCAAAG is a genomic window containing:
- a CDS encoding CbrC family protein, which encodes MDTTTSLPAFKYHPDPVSTGAVVRDEDAPCLSCNRIRGYVYDGPVYSEKFHHLTHCLCPWCIADGSAARRFGAEFADSGTMDGVTNEVREEIAKRTPGFLSWQEGQWLTCCSDAAEFLGAAGAKELAKQLPEARRAVEQHLRDDFDLSGKELKEFMAALSKEDQPTAYVFRCRHCREYLAYVDQT
- a CDS encoding bifunctional acetate--CoA ligase family protein/GNAT family N-acetyltransferase translates to MKPASGKALKSAHDFLGHAEHPLDPFFRPKNIAVIGATENPGSVGRTTLWNLISSPFGGAVFPVNPKRSSVLGIKAYKSVKEIPAEVDLAVIVTQSKLIPGLITECGEIGVKSAVVISAGFKETGPEGKELERQLLVNARAAGIRIIGPNCLGIMVPPSGVNATFAAGMARTGSVGFLSQSGALCTAVLDWSLKEQVGFSAFMSLGSMSDVGWGDLIYYLGNDPKTRSILIYMESVGDARSFLSAAREVAYTKPIIVIKAGRTAAGSKAAASHTGSMTGSDDVLDIAFQRSGVLRVTNISDLFYMAEVLAKQPRPKGPRLTVLTNAGGPGVLAADALLLGGGELAEISEQTINELNEFLPSAWSHSNPIDVIGDAGPERYAKSLEVAAKDPNSDGLLVVLTPQAMTDSTQTAQMLKPYAKLGDKPVIASWMGGLDVAAGEQILNQAGIPTFPYPDTAARMFNYMWQYAGNLKALYETPSYAKDGGSVDSAAAEAIIQRVRGEGRTILTEFESKDVLAAYGIPTLPSRIASTEDQAVDAAESMGYPVVLKLHSLTITHKTDVGGVQLNLKTADAVRGAFRAIRDSVAAKVGLEHFNGVNVQPFAKLDGYEVILGSSIDPQFGPVLLFGMGGQLVEVFKDRALALPPLNSTLARRMMERTKIYKALKGVRGRAPVDLAGLEQLLVAFSRLVVEQPWIKELDINPLMASPERLLALDARVVLHDPDTKEEDLPRPAIRPYPVQYAGQWTMPGGEAVSIRPIRPEDEPAMVKFHESLSERTVYQRYLQLLNLSQRTAHERLTRICYIDYARQMALAVERTDPQSGEKQIIGVGRLQGLGDAPEAEFSIVVSDDFQKWGLGSELLKRLIAIGKAEGVKVITADILAENSAMQKISERAGFKLKREAGEPVVGARLEL